The genomic DNA CTCCTGACATGAGTGCAGTAGTGAATCCAGTCAGAGACTTCTTGATCAAACACATCCCAGGTCCACATGAACAAATGTGGTTGCACTTCTTTGAATTTGCTTCAGACAAAGTAAACACAACTGTGCAAACTCTGAGAAGGAAAGCcacttattccttttttttcagtttggaaGACCCTGAGGAAGAGAAAACGTACACTCCCGTGAACCAAGACTTCGTCATAGATAAATGTGTGGATCTGTTTCATAGCATCAATGAGTTACGTGAACCAAGTCTTCAGGACAGTATCACCTGCTGTGGACTTCTTGAGGAGTTTTCACAAGAGTTGATTGAAATTTTGTTTCAGGATGCAATGCATCAGTATCAACAGATTCTTCTCACTACCCCTCGAGCTTTGTCGAGAAATGAAAAGAATCATCTCCACAAAGTCACAATAGAAATTGTGGAGACACTTGTGGCCGAAATGCTACTGTGgttcaaaataaatctgactCACAGTGACAGAGTTTCTGGAGCTCTGGAAGACATTGAAAATCTGATGGTGTATCAAGAAAGGATAATATCCACTTCATCAATGGAAGATGAGTTATCTTGTGATGAGCTCTCTAATGTATCATCGGAGGAAAATGAGCTCTCTGATGTAACACCAGGGGAAAATGAGTTATCTAATGAAGCATCATGGGAAAATGACTTCTCCAGTGCAACAGAAGATAAACATGAAAACGACCACTGTTGGAGCTCAAGTTCTCCTTGCGAAAGGGTTTTTGAAACTGAATTATTTGAGTTTCCAAAACCAGGAGAAATTCCAAAAGACTCCAACACCATGGTCATTTTACTACTTGTGTGGGCTCTGTCATactatatgaaaaaaacaaaaagaagtcaAGAGAAGGACGAAATCCAAACCATCATACAGCATCTTTCGGATCTAACCTTGCCAGACAATAATTCTGAGCTTTTATCCAAAGAGGAGGAAATGAGGGAAATCCTTGAGACCCTCAGGAAATACTTGGGCTCTTCAGAGGGTCTCTTGAAGGCTACAATGGCATTAGAGGACCCATCATTTATTCAAACCATCATTGCTTGCCTCAAGGAGAAGCTCAATGTGACAACTGAACCTCGCAAGAAAAGCAGAGccaagatttttttctcacaagtAGGAAAAGTCATGACTAGgtttttcagatgtttgtttaaGACTTCAgagtagcttttttttctccaactttaTGGTTGGGGCTACTCCTACTGTACCAGAAAGGGAACTTTTCTGTCCGTGTTTAGGGCCAAATTAGTTTTAGTAGgagaaaaatgtgatatttgaaAGAAATTATCATATGGGGTAGCTGTAGAGTGGGAGTGCATATGATTGCAGCAAGGGCTCTGaattagctttttttagttAGTAGTGGCTAGTAACATCAAAAGTTTACCAGCCAAATTAGATTTCCAGTAGGAAAACATTTCTCTGGAATAAAGGATGTATTTGAAAGTAAGCAGTTAttcttttggttaaaaaaaaaaaaattaaagagtaGCCTTATTTCAGGTTTTATAACAATACagaattttactattttacttaTGTCAGTGGTAACATT from Oryzias melastigma strain HK-1 linkage group LG16, ASM292280v2, whole genome shotgun sequence includes the following:
- the LOC118599844 gene encoding uncharacterized protein LOC118599844; the protein is METMVNYSLTDPRTFSLHPPDMSAVVNPVRDFLIKHIPGPHEQMWLHFFEFASDKVNTTVQTLRRKATYSFFFSLEDPEEEKTYTPVNQDFVIDKCVDLFHSINELREPSLQDSITCCGLLEEFSQELIEILFQDAMHQYQQILLTTPRALSRNEKNHLHKVTIEIVETLVAEMLLWFKINLTHSDRVSGALEDIENLMVYQERIISTSSMEDELSCDELSNVSSEENELSDVTPGENELSNEASWENDFSSATEDKHENDHCWSSSSPCERVFETELFEFPKPGEIPKDSNTMVILLLVWALSYYMKKTKRSQEKDEIQTIIQHLSDLTLPDNNSELLSKEEEMREILETLRKYLGSSEGLLKATMALEDPSFIQTIIACLKEKLNVTTEPRKKSRAKIFFSQVGKVMTRFFRCLFKTSE